TTTGTGTCAGtctgtttgtgttgtgtgtgtttgtgcacaagtgtgtgtgtgtgtgtgtgtgggcacAGTGTTATCGTGGTGACTCATTCTGTACTGAGCAGCAGATATCAGCACAGCTCCCTCCTGCCGTGCATGTATGTGCGTGATGCGCCTCTTTGCAGTGAATATTGCAGGCATTTGCACGCTTGTGTCCATTTCCAAATTAAAGGAAATGCATGTTTGAATTGTGGAGATTTTGTGACGTGCTGTTTTGATTTAGTGATGCAACTGATGTACTGTATGGGGTATCCAAATGATGTatccaaaaatacaaaaaaattcatggttcatgtttctctctctctctttctctctttcagcCTCCCTCTAAACTTCTGTCCAGTATTTTGGGAAAGAGTAACCTGCAGTTTGCTGGTATGAGTATCAATCTCAACATCTCAACCAGCAGTTTAAACctaatgacaccagactccaaacaggtacacacacacacacactcactcactcccATATACGAGTGTTGTATTGCAGATGGATGATATTTCTTCCTGTTTCCGCAGATAATAGCCAATCATCACATGCAGTCCATCTCTTTTGCTTCTGGTGGAGATCCAGTAAGACTTCACACAGACGCATCACACCAGTGATTAATGATAATTTAAGAGAAAatgtcttaaaggggccatgccataaaatctgactttttccatgtataagtgctatgattgggtccccagtgcttctatcaaccaagaaaatgtgaaaaagatcaacctagtaacttagttttggtaaacattctctacaagcacatgaaaaaataggttgttgaaatttggctgtcataaggagctcttattataataataccgccccttaatccaatcacagcactgccatttattgcagagaaaaagagagagagaaaataattcacagcacaattgagtttcaattgcaacaaaccgctcatttgcatttaaaatgacacacaaaACGGcatatttttgcacacacctacaaagtggcaattttaacatactataaaaaattatttatatggtattttgagctaaaacttcacatatgtgctctggggacaccaaaaatgtatttgacatcttaaaaaagtattgtgccatggcccctttaactgGAGTTTTCATCTGTCATTCATTTCTGGTATTTTATACATCTAaaattgattttaataattttcacttCTAGGGTGGGTAATAATGCAGCAAAATATTGTTTAACCCCGTCTGGTCCTGTAAATTAAAGCTTTAGATTAAATCATGATGATCTGAAACATGAGAAACTGTAGATGTGGTGTTGAAACAGTTCAGGGTTAAATAATTTTCTCTCTCATTTGTCAACAGGACACGACCGACTTCGTGGCGTATGTAGCGAAAGATCCAGTTAATCGTCGAGGTATTTCTCTAATCTTTTGTGTTTTCTGATTTGTGTAgaaaggtgccgtagaatgtaaaactgtatttatgtaggTATAGATGAATAGTACATCATATGCACTTGCATGCAAAAAAaacaatctcaacataacaccaactatGACGTCACAgtcgccccaacattaaattaatgaCAATGTTggtacaatgctaaaaacatgtctatatgctagttaatgctatatgctagcgtttaggctgaagttctactattgacgttacagttatgttttgcaggtccatacggaaaaaaacacaaacttacagaaacgtccattaacaatctccaaacaattgattattcctcaaattctgtatcttcatctgatacagactcaaacataagatctgtttgcacacacacagagctactgaaggagctgctctgagaaacagccaatcagagcagagctcaacattattattcatgacccttttaaataaggtaataatagaccatttcattataaggggttgtaaatggacatgtaaaacatttctggataatttttgcactaaataaagcattctttggcacctttaacatcATGACATGAGTTTAGGACAGTGTGAATTATTTTACAATACTAACtgaatattttaaaagacaagTAAGTTTTGGTGCTCCAAATGTTTATTGGTTGATATCGGTCAGCCACAGTTTTATGTGAAATCCCCATTACTGCTCCTGAGGGCCATTTTACTTTGTTTACCACACTGGATTGGCTTGTAACAGTACATTGACAAACACATGGGATTGATTAACTCACCACAGCTGGATTTAGCATTGAAAAATCAATTTCTGTGTCTGCTGTAtgtctctctcttgctctctctctttatttcaTGGATCTTATAGCTTCCTGTCAGCACAGAGGTCACGTTTTTAAACTCTCGCTGTATTTTCTCATGCATTTTTGATGTTGTCAGAGAAAAGATCCCGTAATGAAGCCTTTATACAGGAGCGAGTCAGCAAATCGCCATCCGTTTCGCCATCTGCCGATATTTAATACTTCAGATATTAAAgtggccatggcacaagacttttttaagatgtcaaataaatctttggtgttcttagagtacatatgtaaagtttaagctcaaaataccatataaataatttattataacatgttaaaattgccactttctaggtgtgtgcaaaaatgtgccgttttgggtgtgtcctttaaaatgcaaatgagctgatgaaattcaaacactgatcacaatgatggtggtttgttgcaattaaaactcaattgtgcttttctctgcactaaatggcagtgctttggttggatagtgcagattaaggggcggtattattataataagagctccttatgacatcataagtggagccaaatttcaactacctattttttcatgtgcttgtagtgaatggtttaccaaaactaagttaatgggttgatctttttcacattttctaggttgatagaagcattggggacccaatcatagcacttaaacgtggaaaaagtcagattttcataccatggcccctttaagtaaagatcaagtttataaataattgggtccccattgcttttatcaacctagaaaacacgaaaaagatcaaccaagCACACCAGTCTTggcaaaccattctctgcaagcatgcgaAAAAATAGCCCATTGAAATCCGGCTCCCCCCGTGACGCCAGAAGGGGACAACACCGCCCCCCAATCCGCGCCATCCAaacacggcactgccatttagtgcagagatcagctcatttgcatttaaagggacacacacaaaaatggcaaatttttgctcactcctacaaagtgtcaattttagcatgttataataaattatctatatgatattttgagctaaaacttcacatatgtactctggggacaccaaagattcaTCTGACATCCCAAAGTCATGTGACATGTCTCCTTTAAAGGCAatatttttgcaccctcagattaaTATTTGCACCCAAATTTTGTCCTGCCCTAACAAACCATATATCAATGGGAAGCTTATTATTTGCTCCTTATGGccggttttgtggtccagggttacatattttcacaaaatttctttacattatgtatgatgattttatgtaaaaaatttactttagctgggttttacCTAGACTGGGTCACTATTAACTCTtttgccgccattgacgagataactcgtcaattaagagaaaacgcttccctgccaatgacgagaatttccggctttccgcaatacctccgcaacttatacaagcTGTGTGCttagttaactctttcctcgtcagcatcttttttttaaattgccagtcagcggcagcattttatttattttttgttatttttttggccattttgcctttatttgcaCAGTGAGCCGGAAATCGAACTTGGGTCGCCGAAAGTGTTAAAGCACCACATGTCAGagcactgcccactacaccattggcccactacaccatccttccaaaaaatgttcttcaaatatataaaaattcaatatatcaaatgaaagaagagaccctctgttttcaaacatacaaaaaacaatgtttcattctaccttcatttgttctctttttaacacggcttaaatatgggtaggtttcttaaaaaatacaaaaattttagcaaaaagctgagataattgcatttttgtaaaggacttttataGAGAtaagattcagaacgattatcaaaacacacacagagtttttactgtttttggatcagtggatgcattggtgttttataagttgggtaagagcaccatctggtggataatcgcgaaaatatggattgccataaaaactcgtcatttcttttaattgacgagataactcctcaatggcggggaaagagttaagtacaTTATCTCCTAAAAATCGTATTGCACTTTAGTTTGAGTGTTCTTGTAATTCTCGTTATTTTCAATAATTGGTTCTCAATTAAtacaaatttacaaaaacaaattaaCATTGTCTTCAAACAAATGTCTTATTTCTTTTGATTCGAGCTTGACTCAGATTTTtactctttctttctctctgtgtgtgtgtgtgtgtgtgtatgtgtagcGTGTCATATTCTGGAGTGTTCTGATGGTCTGGCTCAGGATGTCATCAGTACCATCGGTCAGGCGTTTGACCTCCGCTTTCAACTCTACCTGCAGTGTCCATCCAGCAAACCCTCATCCATGCCGGACAGGTGATCTTATATCCATACAAATGACTTCTTAAATGTTAGGGAGCACAAAAACTTGTTCtggttaagaaaaaaaaacttgttctgTTCTGTGCAGGGTCATGAGTACAGATGAACCTCCGTGGACCGAAGAAGGGGAGGAGTCAGCCGATCATCATTACTACAACAGTATTCCCGGCAAAATGCCACCCCCAGGCGGCTTCATTGACGCTAGACTGACCAGTCAGACGCAAGACAGCAGCCAGGTCTCCGCCCCCTTAACCGTCGTAATAATTAtcccttttaaaggtgcagtgtgtaacttttataacaatctcttgacagaaatgcaatataaaatacttagaatgagacatttttatctacctacacagagggtccccttacacggaagtcgccattttgtttctacagaagcccttaacggacaaactttttttactaagttgtctccaacgatgacatggttgtcccttggcggctaccgtagcttctctatgcgtttcggtgaACAGTGGACTGAAACGTTGGTTGTAATttgcaaccttaccactagatgtactaaactttacacactgcacctttaaactgaACCCTGATCAGTTGGGAAGTTTTCAACACTCGTTCTTTTATGAGTtgattttattttcagtaaataatTTAGTGTAAGTATTGTGTTTTGTTTACAGgaaatttttctttaataaatgagatctcaaatgcatgaaacattaTAATGTATGTCGGTGTGATGACTCGTATACTCTTTATATTACAGGCCGCTGGAGTCGACCAGACGTACTATCAAGGTCGACCCATGTTCATCCAACAAGGTGAAATTTCCTCTTCCTGTCAAACtttgttttcatgtttagcGTGGACCGATGCCTTACAATACTTTACAGTATCAACACCTACTTTCCTCATAATATCGACTGCAAGGGTCCCTAGAGGGCCACTTTtttatatagtctactcaaaactttactttaacatacataaaagaagtcaagctaatataaaaaatatgtaataaataaatattaaaattaaggttattaataaaatgtgctttggcgggcaccatgttggagaccactgatcTAGAGTCTCTTCTGTCTCTCTTTTAGGGTCCTGTGACATATATAGTCTCCCTGAGTTCAAAGGTCAGACGCCTAAACCAGGAGAGGTCCCTACATATGTAAATACGCAACACATTGACACGCAGGTGCTCGCGGCACTCCAAGGTGACACAGAGACGGCGTCTGATACAACCGGGGCATCTAAAGACAGTCCAATGAAGGACCTTTTTGACATGAGTAAGAGATTATAATGGATtctttcttaaaggtgcagtgtgtcatttcTGTTTTGCAGTGGTGTCAGCAGGTGGTGCTAAATATACATTTAGGAAATACTTCAACAATCATCATTTTCTTATTCTCATGTTGCTCTaaatctatatatctatataaatctattcttttttttttgaaagatattttaagaaatgataAGCACAAAGTTGACGGTGCCCATTTAATTCCAACATGTtcgtttttcctactatggaagtcaatgtttacaataagctgtgtgcttaccagcgtttattaaaatatctatTTTGTGTTCATCGAAAATTAAGgttacaggtttgtaaaaacatgaggatgagaaaagtATCAATtatgggtgaactgtccctttaaatacttTGCTAATACATTGTCTGCTTTCATCACGTGATATGTTTCTAGCAGAGCTCAGATCGTTTGACTTTAGGCGAATCTGATGAAAAAGTTTGTGATCTGTGATTTTTGATGGCGGATTTTGGTATCATGGTAAACCCGAACATTTCAAGGGGACATTTTgcaagactttttttaactcattcaccgccagcctttttgagaaaagttgcccacctgcatttttgtgattttaacaaaatttcttgcaggaaaaattattttctataaatatataaacatacaaattatatcaaattaaagaacacaccctctgctttcaaacaaacaataaacaaacaaacaaacaaacaaacaaaatggggaaaaaaacgtttaattatatattactttttctacttaatttaaccactgaaatatggatatttctcttcaaaaatacaacattttgagcaaaaaagcttaaaaattgcgtttttgtaaaggaatttatgttagaattcagactcagaatgactatcaaacataaaggcagttaaaataaaccattaaatctttttaacttccgtttttgataaattcgtttggcgccatctggtgtataaaagcggtattacaatttcactttgaaattcgtccagaaaggcatatttattagttaaaaatgaactcataaatgacgagataactcgtcaatggcggtgaatgagttaagatgtccaataaatctttgttgtccccagtatgtgaagttttagctcaaaatatcatatagatcatttgTTATGGCATGTTGGagttgccactttgtaggtgtgagcaagatgtgccgtttttgggtgtgtccttttaaatgcaaatgagctgatctctgcagttccgtggttggatagtgcagattaaggggtggtattatcccctcctgacatcacaaggggagccaaattccaactagctattttttcacatgcttgcagagaatggtttaccaaaactaaggtactgggttgatctttttcatgttttcgAGGTTGACAAAAGCACCGGTGACCCAACCACAGCAcccaaacatggaaaaagtcagaccCCCATGATATGTCCTCCTTAAGATCTGAAGCTGTGATCTCTTCAAAATCTTTAGAGACTGGAGGACACGGCAGAAGTCGTCTTTGGTTCTCTATTTTATCTTGAGTGATGTGTATGAGAGTTTATGTACCTcagtaataatgtaaacatgtCACCGTCTGCCCGCAGAGCCGTTTGAAGATGCGATCATGACTCCGACTGTAGGTCCTCCCGCCGCAGAGCTTCATAAAGTGGCGTCTGTGGATAACTCCAGCCCACTGCTGGTGCGAGCAGCTGCCCTCAGAGCTCAAGAGGAGCTTGAAGACCAGGCCTGGTATCACGGAGAGATGAGCCGACGACAGGCAGAGAAACTGCTGCTCCACGATGGTGACTTCTTGGTGCGGAAGAGCACCACAAATCCAGGCTCGTACGTCCTGACGGGAATGCACAAC
This sequence is a window from Misgurnus anguillicaudatus chromosome 9, ASM2758022v2, whole genome shotgun sequence. Protein-coding genes within it:
- the shc3 gene encoding SHC-transforming protein 3 produces the protein MLHRAKYNRFRNESVTSVDELLHGLSMNAKVSAVPPSPPVGDPPYAPPAEVLPPDPAEESGTTLCTLINKVSNLKFANSSGLLGIKGLPSAVKDLAVSKLQGGAGGGGSGSPSSSALPAGSSGPPHVPLEPGSGSSGKKVRMEEPPHGGEGWNLASASCEGLVNKPCRGWLHSSEKISGPGVTYVVKYLGCIEVLRSMRSLDFTTRSQITREAISLVCEAVPAAKGALRKKKPPSKLLSSILGKSNLQFAGMSINLNISTSSLNLMTPDSKQIIANHHMQSISFASGGDPDTTDFVAYVAKDPVNRRACHILECSDGLAQDVISTIGQAFDLRFQLYLQCPSSKPSSMPDRVMSTDEPPWTEEGEESADHHYYNSIPGKMPPPGGFIDARLTSQTQDSSQAAGVDQTYYQGRPMFIQQGSCDIYSLPEFKGQTPKPGEVPTYVNTQHIDTQVLAALQGDTETASDTTGASKDSPMKDLFDMKPFEDAIMTPTVGPPAAELHKVASVDNSSPLLVRAAALRAQEELEDQAWYHGEMSRRQAEKLLLHDGDFLVRKSTTNPGSYVLTGMHNGLAKHLLLVDPEGTVRTKDHIFDSISHLIGHHRDNNLPIVSAGSELCLKQPVERKP